The Dendrosporobacter quercicolus genome window below encodes:
- a CDS encoding trimeric intracellular cation channel family protein — MIVLDLMGIIGTVAFALAGALTGIKKKLDVFGVIMLAITTATGGGILRDLLIGNSPPFALRDPTFVLISIVTALASCFVYHQITRFNYFILICDAIGLGAFTAGGANMAIMQDHNTLFIMIVLGVTTGVGGGVLRDLFVQEIPFVFRKEIYAVAAIVGAACFYYTQSALPEPVPMYSCFVVTVVIRVLSIVYDLNLPVV; from the coding sequence ATGATTGTATTGGATTTAATGGGGATCATTGGCACGGTGGCGTTTGCGCTGGCCGGGGCGCTGACCGGCATTAAAAAAAAGCTCGATGTATTTGGGGTCATCATGTTAGCAATCACCACTGCCACTGGCGGGGGAATATTACGGGACTTGCTCATTGGCAATTCCCCGCCATTCGCATTGCGGGACCCCACCTTTGTGTTGATCAGTATTGTTACTGCGTTGGCTTCGTGTTTTGTTTATCATCAGATTACGCGATTTAATTATTTCATTCTGATCTGCGATGCCATCGGTTTAGGCGCTTTTACCGCCGGCGGCGCCAATATGGCCATTATGCAAGACCATAATACGCTGTTTATCATGATTGTATTAGGGGTAACTACCGGCGTAGGCGGCGGAGTGCTTCGAGACCTGTTTGTCCAGGAGATTCCTTTTGTATTTCGCAAGGAAATTTATGCTGTGGCCGCCATTGTTGGCGCAGCCTGTTTTTATTATACACAGTCCGCTTTGCCGGAGCCAGTGCCAATGTATTCTTGTTTTGTGGTTACTGTTGTCATCCGGGTGCTCAGTATTGTTTATGATCTTAATTTGCCTGTTGTTTAG